In Mycolicibacterium lutetiense, the sequence CACACGCTGGTGGGCATCGACTCCGTCGTCCGAATCATCAAGGTGACCGGGTTCGTCGCCTCCGCACCCGGATTCAGCGGACAGCCCGCCGTCGTCAACGGCGCCTCCGAGCTGTTCGGCGAGATATTCGGCGAGGCGGGCGCGCATGCGCGTTCAGCCGTCGGCGTGTCGGAACTGCCGCGTAACGCTCCGGTCGAAGTCGAGATCATCGTCGAAACAGCGTGACGGCAGCACAGCACCCGGCCTACGGGCTGCTGCGACCGGTCGTCGAAACAGACACGGTGTCGGCCTCGGTGCTGCTGTGCGACAACCCGGGGCTGATGACCCTGGACGGGACCAACACGTGGGTGCTGCGTGGCCCGGGGAGCGACGAGATCGTCGTCGTCGACCCCGGTCCCGACGATGAGGCGCACATCGCGCGTATCGCCGCACTGGGCAAGGTCACGCTGGTGTTGATCAGTCACAAGCATGAGGACCACACCGGCGGCATCGACAAGCTCGTGGACCTGACGGGCGCCACCGTCCGCTCGGTCGGCAGCGGCTTCCTGAGGGGCCTGGGCGGCCCGCTGACCGACGGCGAGGTGATCGACGCGGCCGGGCTGCGGATCAAGGTGATGGCCACGCCCGGTCACACGGTCGATTCGCTGAGCTTCGTGCTCGACGACGACAACGGACCAGGGGCGGTCCTGACCGCCGACACCGTGCTGGGCCGCGGCACCACCGTCATCGACACCGAGGACGGCAGCCTGCGGGACTACCTGGAGTCGCTGCAACGCCTGCAGGGTCTCGGCCCGCGCAGGGTGCTTCCCGGGCACGGCCCCGATCTACCGAATCTTCACGAAGTGACGGCGATGTACCTGGCGCACCGCGAGCAGCGGTTGGACCAGATCCGGGCAGCCCTAAGGGAACTGGGAGATGACGCCGGGGCGCGACAGGTTGTCGAGCACGTCTACACCGATGTCGACCAGAAACTCTGGGATGCCGCCGAGAAGTCGGTGCAGGCCCAGCTGGACTATTTGCGGGACTAGCGCGCGCTGTGCTGGACCCTCGCGCTAGCGCGCTCGGCGCGCCAGCCGCTCGCTGTCGCTGATCAGCACGCTCTTACCCTCCAGCCGGATCCAGCCGCGGTGGGCGAAATCGGCCAGTGCCTTGTTGACGGTTTCGCGGGAGGCGCCGACGAGCTGGGCGATCTCTTCCTGCGTCAGGTCGTGCGTGACGCGCAGCGCCCCGCCCTCCTGGGTGCCGAACCGCTGTGCCAGCTGCAGCAGCTGCTTGGCCACCCGGCCGGGAACGTCGGTGAAGATCAGGTCGGCCAGGTTGTTGTTGGTGCGGCGCAGACGACGCGCGAGCACCCGCAGCAACTGCTCGGCGATCTCAGGACGGTCGGCGATCCACGCGCGCAACGCATCGCGGTCCATCGACACCGCACGCACCTCGGTGATGGTGGTGGCGCTCGAGGTGCGGGGCCCCGGGTCGAAGATCGACAGCTCACCGAACATGTCCGACGGACCCATGATGGTCAGCAGGTTCTCGCGGCCGTCCGGTGAACGGCGGCCGATCTTCACCTTGCCGGAAATGATGATGTACAGGCGGTCGCCGGGCTCGCCTTCGGCGAAGACGGTGTGCCCGCGCGGGAAGTCGACGGGCTGCAACTGCTTCGTCAGCGCCGAAACAGCGGTCGGCTCGACGCCCTGGAAGATTCCGGCCCTGGCCAGGATCTCGTCCACGTTGCCCCTTAAGCTATTGGGTGTAGTCCTCTTACTGAGAATTCCTGCTCAGTCTAGAGGTACGCGGTTTCGCGACTAGCCCACGCTACACACGATTGACGTGTCGAGACGCCGGAAACCCGGTATTCATGGCCTGCGGTTCGTAGTACCGCGTCGGCAAACCTTCACTCTCGACGTCGAGGAGTACCGGCTTGACCCGCGGCACGGCCGGCGCCGGGCCGGGCTTTCGGTCCAACCCTGCTTCGAGTCGCTCGAGCCCGAAGGCCGCCAACATGAGCAACCCGGGGATGAGCGCGACCAGCAACCACGACACAAGGCAGTAGTTAACACGGCGTAGGTCTCAGCGGGGTCACGAATCATCACCGGTCCGCACCACGGAACGTCCGACGAGGTCAGTACGCTGACTGATGTGACTGAGGCTGCCGCCCCAACAGGGAAAACGCGCCGGTCCAAGAAGTGGGACACCGAAACCCACCTGGGCCTGGTCCGTCGGGCTCGACGGATGAATCGTGAACTGGCGCGGGCATTTCCGCACGTCTACTGCGAGCTGGATTTCACCAATCCGCTGGAACTGGCTGTGGCGACCATCTTGTCGGCGCAGAGCACCGACAAGCGGGTGAACCTGACCACCCCGGCGTTGTTCCTCAAATACCGCACGGCCCTGGACTACGCGCAGGCCGACCGCGCCGAGATGGAGGAGCTGATCCGGCCGACCGGGTTCTACCGGAACAAGGCCAACTCGCTGATCCGGCTTGGGCAGGAGTTGGTGGCGCGGTTCGACGGGCAGGTGCCGGACAACATCGAAGATCTGGTGACGCTGCCCGGTGTGGGGCGCAAGACCGCCAACGTCATCCTCGGTAACGCCTTCGACGTTCCCGGGATCACCGTCGACACCCACTTCGGGCGGCTGGTGCGGCGCTGGCGCTGGACGGCCGAGGAAGATCCCGTGAAGGTCGAGTTCGCGATCGGTGAACTCATCGAACGCAAGGAATGGACCCTGCTCAGCCACCGGGTGATCTTCCACGGGCGCCGGGTGTGCCACGCCCGTAAGCCGGCGTGCGGCGTGTGTGTGCTGGCCAAGGACTGCCCGTCGTTCGGGCTGGGGCCCACCGATCCGCCCACCGCTGCTGCGCTGGTCAGAGGTCCCGAGACCGAGCATCTGCTGGAGCTGGCCGGGCTGTGAACACACGATGAGTAGATCGGCCCGCTGGACCGTGGTGGTGCTGGTGATCCTGGTCGCGCTCGGCACCGCGTTCTGGATGGAGTTGCGCGACGAGCCGGCGCAGCAGGCCGGGGCGGGGCAGTCCACCTCCCGTGATCACCGTGACGCCGACACCTCCGAGGCCCTCGCCGGTCCCCGGGCGCGC encodes:
- a CDS encoding MBL fold metallo-hydrolase; this encodes MTAAQHPAYGLLRPVVETDTVSASVLLCDNPGLMTLDGTNTWVLRGPGSDEIVVVDPGPDDEAHIARIAALGKVTLVLISHKHEDHTGGIDKLVDLTGATVRSVGSGFLRGLGGPLTDGEVIDAAGLRIKVMATPGHTVDSLSFVLDDDNGPGAVLTADTVLGRGTTVIDTEDGSLRDYLESLQRLQGLGPRRVLPGHGPDLPNLHEVTAMYLAHREQRLDQIRAALRELGDDAGARQVVEHVYTDVDQKLWDAAEKSVQAQLDYLRD
- the crp gene encoding cAMP-activated global transcriptional regulator CRP, translated to MDEILARAGIFQGVEPTAVSALTKQLQPVDFPRGHTVFAEGEPGDRLYIIISGKVKIGRRSPDGRENLLTIMGPSDMFGELSIFDPGPRTSSATTITEVRAVSMDRDALRAWIADRPEIAEQLLRVLARRLRRTNNNLADLIFTDVPGRVAKQLLQLAQRFGTQEGGALRVTHDLTQEEIAQLVGASRETVNKALADFAHRGWIRLEGKSVLISDSERLARRAR
- the nth gene encoding endonuclease III — encoded protein: MTEAAAPTGKTRRSKKWDTETHLGLVRRARRMNRELARAFPHVYCELDFTNPLELAVATILSAQSTDKRVNLTTPALFLKYRTALDYAQADRAEMEELIRPTGFYRNKANSLIRLGQELVARFDGQVPDNIEDLVTLPGVGRKTANVILGNAFDVPGITVDTHFGRLVRRWRWTAEEDPVKVEFAIGELIERKEWTLLSHRVIFHGRRVCHARKPACGVCVLAKDCPSFGLGPTDPPTAAALVRGPETEHLLELAGL